The segment GGTCGTTCGTCTCGGCCGGCCGCGCAGCCGCCTCGATCGCCGCTCGTCCCGGCAAGGCGATCGGGGTCGGCGGCAGCCCGGCTCGAGTGTAGGTGTTGTAGGGGTGATCGCGCTGGAGCTCGGCGCGGGTCAGCCGCTGCACGCCAGGTTCCTGCACATAGAGCAGCGTCGGGTCGGTCTGCAACAGCATGCCACGGCGGAGCCGGTTCACGAACACGCCCGCAACCCGGTCACGCTCCTCGCCGCGCCCGGTCTCGCGTTCGATGATCGAGGCCAGGATCAGGAGTTCGTACGGTGACTCGACCGGGTGGCCCTCGGTACGCGACTCCCAGGCGGAGTGCAGTGTGGCATCCATCGCGCGATGCGCACGCCGCAGCACATCCAGGGCATCGGTTCCGGAGCCAAAGAAGTAGGTGTCCGGCAAGAACCAGCCTTCGGGATGCTCCAGTTCCTCAAGTCCCAATGCATCCAGCAGGTTATCGACCCCGACGGACTCCGCTGGCCCTTCGATCTCGGGGTGCTGGCGCAAGGCACGCAAGGCCTGAGCAACCGTCCAGCCTTCCGGGACGGTCAATCGATGCTGTACCACCTCTCCACGCGCCATGGCGTGCAACAGGCTGCGCGGTGTCGCACCGGCGTCGACCGCGTACTCGCCCGCCTGTAGCCGCGGCGCCAGTCCCTGGCGCCTCCCGTACAGCTCGACCATCCAGGCTTGCTCGACCCAGCCGCGCCGTTCGAATTCCTTGCTCACCTGACGCAGCCCCTGCCCCCGCTCAAGCTGGAACCGCTCGGTCTGGTCGAGCGCCAGTGGCTGGTTGAGATCCTGGTGATAGCGATCGGCCAACCACCAGCCTCCAGCCATCACGCCGACCAGCACCATTCCGATTATCCAACCACTAATCCGCTTCATGGAGCGCCATACTCAGAACCCGAACCGGGTCATCCTGCCATGCCGTACTCGGCG is part of the Thioalkalivibrio sp. K90mix genome and harbors:
- the mltG gene encoding endolytic transglycosylase MltG, yielding MKRISGWIIGMVLVGVMAGGWWLADRYHQDLNQPLALDQTERFQLERGQGLRQVSKEFERRGWVEQAWMVELYGRRQGLAPRLQAGEYAVDAGATPRSLLHAMARGEVVQHRLTVPEGWTVAQALRALRQHPEIEGPAESVGVDNLLDALGLEELEHPEGWFLPDTYFFGSGTDALDVLRRAHRAMDATLHSAWESRTEGHPVESPYELLILASIIERETGRGEERDRVAGVFVNRLRRGMLLQTDPTLLYVQEPGVQRLTRAELQRDHPYNTYTRAGLPPTPIALPGRAAIEAAARPAETNDLFFVSRGDGTHHFSETYREHRQAVIRYQLGGDGTRYGIRNRQ